The genomic segment TTGCGGATATCGGTGATGTCGGCCGCGGGGTTGCCGTCGAGTACCACCAGATCCGCGTACTTGCCGGTGACGATCGACCCGGTGAACGCACCGCGGCCGATGTGCTGCGCCCCGTTGAGGGTGGCGATCTTGATGGCTTCGACCGGGGCGAAGCCGGCTTCGACGAGTAGCTCCACGGCGCGCTGATTGGAGAAGCCGGCGACGAGGCCACCGCCGCCGGTGGGGTCGGTGCCAACGACCAGCGTGCCGCCGGCCTTGGCGAAGGCGCGCTCAAAGGCCATGCCCTTCGGGAAGGCGGCGATGTACGGCGACTGCGTGTTCGCCTGCGTCGCCTTCCAGCGGCGTTCGTACTCCTCGCGGAGTTGCGGCAGCAGCACGTCGAGCCCGGCGCCCATCGGGCGGTTGGGGGTGAACGTTTCGAAGATCGTCAGCGTGCTCGTAACCGTGACCTGCTTGCTGATCAGATACTTGAAGAGCGCCTGCACCTCGGCGCTGTTCGGATCGAGCTGGGCCATGGTCTGGGTCGCGGCGCCGCCACGGCCCGTGCAGGTATCGGGCTTCTTGTTCGGCACGAAGTCATTCATGGCAAAGAAGCCATGCTCGAGATCATCGATGCCGGCGTCGGCGGCCTCGCGATAGGTCACCGAGCAGAGATGGCCGGTGATCTTGAGCTGCCGCGCATGCGCCTCGCGCGCGGCCACCTTGAGCTCATCACGCGTGATGTTCATGTACGCCTTGAAGCTCGTCGCGCCCTGATCGGCCCAGTACTGCACGAGCTTCTTGGCGTCGGTGGTATCGCGTAGCGCCATGACCTGATTGAAGCCCATGCCGGGCCCCTCGAGATAGGGCGCGGTCGCGTCGATATACGGCCCGACCTTCTGCCCGCTGGCAATGGCGCGCGCGATGAGCAGCTCGCTGAAGCCGTTCATGTTGCCGCCGCTGCGCATGCTGGTCACGCCACCGGCGAGATAGAGCCGGCTGAAGCTCTCCGTAAGGTTGGCGTAGGTGCCGCTCCCCACGGGGTAGTAGAGGTGCTCGTGCACCATCACGAGCCCGGGGATGACGGTCTTGCCGCTCAGATTCACCACCTGGGCGCCGGCCGGGATCACGGCCTTCGCGGCATCACTGATGCTCGTGAAGCGCCCATCGCGAATGACCAGCGTCTGATTCTCCCGCGGCGCGGCGCCAGTGCCATCGATGACGCGCACATTCGTGAGCGCGAGCACGGTGGTGTCGTAGCGCACATAACTGCGCGCGGCGGGGCCCACCGGAGCGCGCTGGGCTTCCGCCGACGCGGCGAGCACGAGTCCGACGGCCACCGCGATGTTCTTGCCTTTCATGTGCCTGCTCTGCGGAGGGGCGGAGGAGCGGAAGGGCGGAGTATGACGGCAGCAACATCCGTTGCTCCGCGCCTCCGCCCCTCCGCATGTCGGGTCCAGCAATACCTGGTTACTCGAGTCCCAACTGCTTACGGATTGCCGCGTTCGGCCCTTCGAACTTGGGCAGCGCCACGTTCCCGATGTATCCGAGGTCCTTCCATCCCTGCGGGGTGGTGTAGAACGCCGTGGCGGTCTGGTCGCGGATCGTGTCGAAGAACTGCGCCGCGAAGCGATGTTCCGGCTTCGCCTTCGGGAGATAGCAGATGTCGTCGCAGATCGCCGTCTTCTGGGCGTCCGTGCACAGATGGAAGCGCTTGCCGAAGCGGGCGGTCGATTCGCGATCAAGCCAAGCCAATCCACCGCGCACCCGCACCAGCGATGCCTCGCCGCCGGGGCGGCTGGCCCATTCGTTGATGTAGCCTGGGGCACCGACCGCGCTTGCCGATGGGCTTTTGTCGTCGGCCGGGATGATCATATCGCAGAGCGCCTTGAGCGTCGTGAGCTCGCGCAGCGACAGGAGCATGGGCCAGTCGGCCTTGGCCACCTGCAGCACCGGATCACTCGGCGTGCCCCGCGGCCCTTTCTTGCGCACCGGCTGCTGCGCCTCGTCGAGCAACGGCAGCGGCGCGCGCGACACCGGTGCCGGCGCGGCCGATGCCGACGTTGGCAGCATGGGCACCACCGCGGCCACGGCCATCACGCGCAACGCATCGCGGCGGTCCATCCCCGACGGCTGAACAGCCGCGCCCTCCGCGCCCTCTGCGGCCGTCACGAATTCTTCCATCGTCTCCGCGTCCTCGCCCCCCATCAGAGTGCCCCCCGCTTCAATTCTTCGACCAGGTGATCGCAGCTCCGCCACGCCAACGCGAGAATGGACAAGGTGGGGTTCTTGTCGGCGTTCGACACGAAGCTCGCGCCGTCGGTCACGAACAGGTTCTTCACTTCCCACGCCTGCCCGAATTCGTTGAGCACCGACTTTTTCGGGTCGCTGCCCATGCGCACGGTACCCACTTCGTGAATGATCGAGCCGCCGGTGGCGATCGCCCGCGCCCCATCGGTGGGGACCGTGCCCTGCACCGTCCCTCCCATCTGCGTCACGATGTCCTTGAAGGTGTTCACCATGTGCAGCGCCTGATTGGTCTCGTGATCGGACCACTTCCAGTGGAAGCGCAGTACCGGGATCCCCCACTGGTCCACCGCAGTCGGATCGAGCTCGCAGTAGGAGTCTTCGTTGGGGATCATCTCCCCGCGGCCATCGAAGTACATGAACGAGCCGTAGTAGCGGCGCGCTTCCTCCTTGAACTTCTTGCCGTACGCTCCCTGCGTGTACGTCTCGAGCCCGCCAAAGATGCCGGGGCCGGGCATGCCGCGGCCGCCGCCGAACTCGATGTGGTAGCCGCGGGCGAAGTTCATCTTGCCCGCCTTCTGATCGCCGTAGAGCCACCACGGCATGTACATGTGAATGCCGGCGGTGCCGTCTTCGTTGATGGGCGGCAGCCCCTCGAGCTTTGGAATCTGCGCCGAGATGCCGGCGCCGACGGTGTCCATGAGGTACTTGCCCACGAGGCCGCTGCCATTCGCGATGCCGTTCGGGAACAGCGAGCTCTTGGAGTTGAGCATGATGCGCGCGGTTTCGCAGGCGCTCGCGGCCAGCACCACGACCTTGGCCGTTACGTGATGATCGGCGCGCGTGACCTTGTCGACGTAGTGCACGCCACTCGCCTTCCCCTGCGCATCCACCGTGACCTCACGCACCATCGCATCGGTGATGAGGGTGACGTTGCCGGTGTACATCGCCGGCGGCAGCAGCACGGTGGTACTCTGGAAGTTGGCCTTGATGGAGCAGCCGCGCCCGCAGTCCGTGGCGTAGAAGCACGCCATGCGTTCGCTCATGCTCTTCTTGAGCACCCGCTGCGCGAGCGCGTTCCCCGGATGCAGCTTCTGAGGCAGGCGATTGGCGTCCTGCGGGCGCGTGAGCACGGCGCGATGCGCGGGGATCACCGGGATCTTCATGCCGTCGCACGCGTGCTTGGCGAGCAGCTCGTAGGTGCGCGCCGCCGGCGGCGGCTGCAGCACGCCCGGCGAACTGCGGGGTGTGTTCTCGAGATCGTCGTCGCCGCCGTACACGCCGATGAGCATCTCGGTCTTGTCGTAGTAGGGCGCGAGCTGCTCGTACGTGAGCGGCCAGTCTTCACCCAGCCCATCGCGGCTCTTGGGCTTGAAGTCGTACGGACCCATGCGGAGCGAGATGCGCCCCCAGTGATTGGTGCGGCCGCCAAGCATGCGGGCGCGCCACCAGCTGAACTGCGTCCCCGGTGCCGTCGTGAAGGGCTCCCCCGGTACGCGCCAGCCGCCATCAACGGTGGCGTCGTAGAACCCGAACGGTTTGTTCGCATCGCCGCTGCCGCGCAGGGGCGCGTCCTTGGGCGTCTGGAACATCGGTGTCTCAGTGACCGGGTCGTAGTCACGCCCGGCCTCGAGGAGCAGCACCTTGAGGCCCTGCACCGAAAGCTGGTAGGCGGCCATGCCGCCACCAGCCCCCGAGCCCACCACGATCACGTCATACTGCGGCGCCACCTTCGAACGACGAGCGGTCACGCAAGGATCTCCGGAGAGGGTCGTGCTGCGGATCGAGCTGCGCGCAGCGGCTCAGAGCTTCTTCATCGCGGCGGCACTCGCCGTGATCGACGCAATCGCATCGGTCGGGTTGTCGTGCTCGATGAACCACCACTGGAGGCCGTTGGCGCGGCCGTCGGCAAGGATCGCCTTGTAGTCGATGATACCGGCACCCACTTCGGTCATCTTGAGCTCCGGCGCCGGCGTCGCGTCCTTCACATGCACGGCGACAATGCGGCCAGGCCACTGGTTGATGATCTCGAGTGGCTTGCGGCCAGCCTTGGTGGCCCAGTAGCAGTCGAGCTCCAGCTTGACCAGCGCGGCATCGGTTTCCGACGTGAGCACGTCCCACATGGTGGTGCCCTCCATCGGGGCGAACTCGCCGTCGTGATTGTGGTAGCCGAACATGAGCCCGAACTCCTTGGCTTTCTCGGCGCCCACGTTGAGCCGCTCGCACAGCTTCTGCACGTTGGCCTTGGTGCCGCGGTAGTTGTTCCCCACGCTCGGCACGATCACCAGCTCATGGCCCATCTGCGCGGCGCGCTGGAAGATCGCGTTCCATCCATCGTCGGCCGCCGGCAGCCCTTCGTGCGTGGACGGAGCGCGCAGCCCGCGCTTCTTGAGCGCCGCCGTCCACCAGGCGGCGTCCTTGTTGTAATAGCCGGCGAATTCGAGCTCGGTGATCCCGGCCTTGGCGATCGCGTCGAGGGTCCCCTCGAGATCCTTGGCCATCGCACTGCGCACGGTGTACAGCTGCAGCCCGATATTGCGAATGCGGCGCTCCGGCATGGCGTTGGCGATGAAGGGCAACAGGGTGCTGCCGGCCACACCGGCCGCCAGATAACGCAGAACTTCACGGCGGGACAGCGCGCCGGACGATTCGAACGACTCCATCGGGGTCTCCCGGCGCCGGCTCATGCCGCGCCTCGTGCCAACTGCGTGAGTGCGTCACCGGTGACGCGATAGACCGTCCACTCATCATTCGCGCGCGCGCCCAGCTTCGTGTAGAAGCCGATCGCATCCACGTTCCAATCGAGCACCGACCACTCGAGGCGGCCGCACTGCCGCGTCATCGCCAGCTGGGCGAGGTGCTGCAGCAGCGCCTTCCCAATCCCGTGGCCGCGATACGCCGGTCGCACAAAGAGATCTTCGAGATAGATCCCGGGGCGCGCGAGGAAGGTGGAGTAGTTGTGGAAGAACAGCGCAAAGCCGGCCACGGCGCCGTTCCATTCCGCCAGCACGACCTCCGCATACGGACGCGGGCCAAAGAGCGTCTCGCGCAGCAAGGCATCGGTGGCGATGCACTCGTGGCGCAGCCTTTCGTAGTCGGCGAGGCCTTCGATGAGCTCCCGGATGACGGGAACATCGGCCTCGGTGGCGGGGCGAAGGTGCAGCGACAACGGGACGGCGGGTGGGGGGTGGATGGTCCCCCGAATCTACTGCGCGGACACGCCCTCAGTCACCGCAGCTGTCCATGCCTCGCCCAGCAGCGCGCGGGCCAACGTCGGGTCCTGCTCCATGGCTGCCGCGGCCACCGCCCGCGCCGCGAGCACGCCGATGACGTTCCCGGTCCCCGAGTACCCCCCGAGCGCCCAGACATCGGGGCGCACCTGCTCGATCACCGGCAGCCCCGTCGGCGTATAGGCGGCGCAGGCGGCCCAGCGGTGCGTCACCGGCGCCTGCACCCCGAGGTGGTCGCGCAGGAATCGCTCCAGGAGCCCCTGCACGGCGTCGGTGGGGCGGGCGTCGAGGCTCCACTCGTCTTC from the Gemmatimonadaceae bacterium genome contains:
- a CDS encoding sugar phosphate isomerase/epimerase, coding for MSRRRETPMESFESSGALSRREVLRYLAAGVAGSTLLPFIANAMPERRIRNIGLQLYTVRSAMAKDLEGTLDAIAKAGITELEFAGYYNKDAAWWTAALKKRGLRAPSTHEGLPAADDGWNAIFQRAAQMGHELVIVPSVGNNYRGTKANVQKLCERLNVGAEKAKEFGLMFGYHNHDGEFAPMEGTTMWDVLTSETDAALVKLELDCYWATKAGRKPLEIINQWPGRIVAVHVKDATPAPELKMTEVGAGIIDYKAILADGRANGLQWWFIEHDNPTDAIASITASAAAMKKL
- a CDS encoding GMC family oxidoreductase; translated protein: MAAYQLSVQGLKVLLLEAGRDYDPVTETPMFQTPKDAPLRGSGDANKPFGFYDATVDGGWRVPGEPFTTAPGTQFSWWRARMLGGRTNHWGRISLRMGPYDFKPKSRDGLGEDWPLTYEQLAPYYDKTEMLIGVYGGDDDLENTPRSSPGVLQPPPAARTYELLAKHACDGMKIPVIPAHRAVLTRPQDANRLPQKLHPGNALAQRVLKKSMSERMACFYATDCGRGCSIKANFQSTTVLLPPAMYTGNVTLITDAMVREVTVDAQGKASGVHYVDKVTRADHHVTAKVVVLAASACETARIMLNSKSSLFPNGIANGSGLVGKYLMDTVGAGISAQIPKLEGLPPINEDGTAGIHMYMPWWLYGDQKAGKMNFARGYHIEFGGGRGMPGPGIFGGLETYTQGAYGKKFKEEARRYYGSFMYFDGRGEMIPNEDSYCELDPTAVDQWGIPVLRFHWKWSDHETNQALHMVNTFKDIVTQMGGTVQGTVPTDGARAIATGGSIIHEVGTVRMGSDPKKSVLNEFGQAWEVKNLFVTDGASFVSNADKNPTLSILALAWRSCDHLVEELKRGAL
- a CDS encoding amidohydrolase family protein, with protein sequence MKGKNIAVAVGLVLAASAEAQRAPVGPAARSYVRYDTTVLALTNVRVIDGTGAAPRENQTLVIRDGRFTSISDAAKAVIPAGAQVVNLSGKTVIPGLVMVHEHLYYPVGSGTYANLTESFSRLYLAGGVTSMRSGGNMNGFSELLIARAIASGQKVGPYIDATAPYLEGPGMGFNQVMALRDTTDAKKLVQYWADQGATSFKAYMNITRDELKVAAREAHARQLKITGHLCSVTYREAADAGIDDLEHGFFAMNDFVPNKKPDTCTGRGGAATQTMAQLDPNSAEVQALFKYLISKQVTVTSTLTIFETFTPNRPMGAGLDVLLPQLREEYERRWKATQANTQSPYIAAFPKGMAFERAFAKAGGTLVVGTDPTGGGGLVAGFSNQRAVELLVEAGFAPVEAIKIATLNGAQHIGRGAFTGSIVTGKYADLVVLDGNPAADITDIRKVNTVFRQGVGYDPKAIIESVKGKAGLW
- a CDS encoding GNAT family N-acetyltransferase, which produces MHPPPAVPLSLHLRPATEADVPVIRELIEGLADYERLRHECIATDALLRETLFGPRPYAEVVLAEWNGAVAGFALFFHNYSTFLARPGIYLEDLFVRPAYRGHGIGKALLQHLAQLAMTRQCGRLEWSVLDWNVDAIGFYTKLGARANDEWTVYRVTGDALTQLARGAA
- a CDS encoding gluconate 2-dehydrogenase subunit 3 family protein, whose amino-acid sequence is MEEFVTAAEGAEGAAVQPSGMDRRDALRVMAVAAVVPMLPTSASAAPAPVSRAPLPLLDEAQQPVRKKGPRGTPSDPVLQVAKADWPMLLSLRELTTLKALCDMIIPADDKSPSASAVGAPGYINEWASRPGGEASLVRVRGGLAWLDRESTARFGKRFHLCTDAQKTAICDDICYLPKAKPEHRFAAQFFDTIRDQTATAFYTTPQGWKDLGYIGNVALPKFEGPNAAIRKQLGLE